aATCTATGACCCCTGCTTTTTCTTTAGGGcgtatgggtctgtttagatggtatatttgatcctggtttaattttggtaattggtatctgtctaagaaaatgtccatttcctccagattctccacttgtgttgagtataggtttttgtagtaggatctgatgattttttgaatttcctcggtttctgttgtaatatctccgttttcattcctaattttgttaatttggatactttctctgtgccctttggttagtctggctaagggtttatctatcttgttgattttttcatttaaataaaaaatatttatttaaaaaataacatcaaaaatgacaggaagtaataatcactatttcttaatatgtcttaacatcaatgggctcaatgccccaataaaaagacatagactaactgactggatatgtaagcagtaccctacatttggctgcatacaagaaacacaccttattgtcaaagacaaacactaccttagagtaaaaggctggaagacaattttacaagcaaatgctctcaggaaacaagctgtagtagccattctaatatcagataaaattgactttcaacccaaagtcatcaaaagagactctggggacacttcttgctggtcaaaggaaaaatacaccaagaaaaactctcaatcttgaacatctttgctccaaatgcaagggcccattcattcataaaagaaactttactaaagctcaaagcacacattgcacctagcacaataattgtgggtgacttcaacactgcacttttctcaatgaactgatcaggaaaacagaaactgaacagggacacggtaaaactaattgaagctttgggctaattagattttaaatatatatatatatatatatatatatatatatatatatatatatatatatacacatttatcatatataacatatataacagttatatatatatatatatatatatatatatatataaaacattttattccaGAGCAaataaatatacctttttctcagcacctcatggttccttctccaaaatcgatcatataattggccacaaggcagacctcaacaaatataagatctaaataatcccatgcctcctatcagataactatggagtaaaagtggtcttcaatagcaacaaaaacaacagaaaacccacatacacatggaaactgaacaatattctactcaatgatatgttggtcaaggaacaaataaagaaagaaattaaagactttttaaaatttaatgaaaataaagacacagcatacccaaatctatgggacacaatgaaagcagtgctaagaggaaatctcataaggcagagtgcctccaaaatgaaaatggagagaaaatttactaacagcttaatgacacacctgaaagccttggaacaaaaagaagctatttcacccaggaggagtagaaggcaagaaatcatcaaactcagggctgaaatcaaccaagtagaaacaaagagaaccatacaaaaatcaacaaaaccaggagctggttctttgagaaaatcaacaagatagataaacccttagccagactaaccaaagggcacagagacagtatccagattaacaaaattagaaatgaaaagggagatataacaacagaaaatgagaaaattcaaaaaatcaatagattctactacaaaagcctatactcaacacaactggagaatctggcagaaatggacagtttcctagacagatattcgacaccaaaactaaatcaggatcaaatagatcatctaaacagtcccataacacctgaagaaatgaaaagggtcatagaaagtctcccaaccacaaaaagcacaggtccagatggcttcagtgcagaattctatcataccttcatagaagaccttacaccaatactcttcaaactattccacaaaatagaaacagaaggaactctacccaactggttctttgaggtcacaattacgctgataccaaaaaccacacaaagatccaacaaagaaagataacttcagaccaatttcccttatgaatatcgatgcaaaaatacttaataaaattcttgccaaccgaatcaagaacacatcaaaatgatcatacgcctcaatcaagtaggcttcatcccagggatgcagggatggttcaatataaggaaatccatcaatgcaatccactacataatcaaactcaaggaaaaataaacatatgaacatctcattagatgcagaaaaagcatttgacaaaattcatcatcctttcatgctaaaagtcttgtaaagaacaggaattcaaggcccatagctaaacatcattaaagtaatatacagcaaaccactagccaacatcaacctaaacagagagaaacttgaagcaatcccactaaaatcaggtactggACAacgctgtcctctctctccatatcttttctttctttttttttttatatttgaaatgaaaaataatgataatttttattatatatgcttTAAGCACAATTAAACTTGTTAAAGTAATATATATTACTTAGAATTATTGATCTACAAGTCCAGTTCCTGATTAAAGGCACAACCTGTCATATGTTGGAAATGTTGAACAACTCCCATTagtaagctcttttttttttctttttttttattcaatatattttttatttacatttcaaatgatttccccttttctagccccccattccccgaaagtcccattagctcctttccctccccatgttctctcacccacccgttcccaattctctgttctggttttgccctatactgcttcattgtgtctttccagaacaaggggctactcctacgttcttcttgtacctcatttgatgtgtggattatgtttttggtattccagttttctaggttaatatccacttattagtgagtgcataccacgattcatcttttgagtctgggttacctcacttagtatgagattttccagctccatccatttgcctaagaatttcatgaattcattgtgtgcGTGCCTTCtaacatccagagtaattagatcatcaatgctcttgtttagaatatggGAGTGGAAAGGGGTCCATTGCAATGGGACATGATCcatggcccttgattctttattttgacacagggtgtcatactgcaaggagaaGAATCTGGGAACAtgttttccaattatgataacattacttttttaaaaaaaaaatatttactcttttttacagtccagattttatcccccttctggtccacccACTTCTGGTTCCATATCCCATAAGTCTAGATTCCTTTTCcaggaggatgttcccaccccaccccctaccttcaAGAACTCCCTGCTGatttggggcctccagtctttttaggtttaggtacatcttctctgagggagtacagtcccacagtcttctgctgagtatgtgatgcgggcctcatatcagctggtgtatgtttaattggtggttgcctagtttctgagagatcttgggggtccaggatagttgagactgctgctttctctcttctatctcttgtatctgCTTGTAATGcttaattattccagatctcattccttggttttcaatgtccaatttccagggttgcctaagtttgtctttattatatctacttccaattttaggtcttggactgctttaataaacacttttacttgtttgattgtattttcctgtattgcttatgggatttatgtgtttcctctctaagtgcttctacctgttcacctgtgttttcttatatttctttttgtgagttattcatatcctttttaaaggattctattatcttaatgagataagattttaggtcatcttcctgactttcaagtgcatttgtctattcagggcttgctgtggtgggagaagtagtttctgataatgccaaagtttactggcttctgtttctcatggtcttgctcttgcctcttgtcatatggttatagggagtcttTGCTGGTTGGGgagtttctgtttgggagttgccTTTTtttccctaggttgactcaagtctcatggtaggccagttgccttggatgtggcaaacttcctgtgggatcttctgactatggaaccttcagaggggcatgtacactggtgacttgttgccctggtggcagtgtgtcttcagggaggccttcttgaagacctttgaattgtgagttctgtagaggggcagagaagctggagatatgttgccctggctgtgacacatctactgggatgtcttcatactgtttactcttgagaggatttgtcaagctgttgccctatgtttagctgttaaccagggaagcataagtactgtaggttttgtttccctgcatgcagaagaactccagagaggctttcagactgttgattaagtttctctgcatgctgcagtgcccctgggaggtcttcagactttggtgtcagttgtccagttactctgtttgcagaattcctgggtttgtgatttgactgttgtgtcagttgccctgcatgccacagaaatcctgtgaagctttcaggcttttattttcatgggcagaggcagactagctagtagtgtGTCCCAACAAAATTTGACAGCCAGAAGCGTAGGAtaaggaaaatttaaacattggaaataaaCATTCAATTGTCAGCCTACCTGGACTGGAAaactcttgttaatactggagctaagaacatgtttatttcaatactgagaatacttgtaagatttggaaacagaggcagttgttcagaaagaatgaagctcctgtctgattcctgctctgtaacagtccaaaccaaatgctgggtaggcaggatgcgtaaatcagtgctctctgtgcattttctcatgtgttttctttgaccaGATTCTCCAGTAAGGGAATGTatcccaataggttcggaacacacatatggCCGAAGTTCCCTCCTTGTGTCCAAAATtacaaatgccttcaagtgcacccacaGAAAcgagaccccaaaggcttcaagagccTGCAAGGAACTTACTCTTTCAAATGCatcacagtcccatattgaccccaacaagtccaaggcaatcaagtctttcagtccctgaaagggacttacatcagcaagagttccaaggaccatcaagaaaatcaggtatccaaatgcaactagatcctgtactgggcccaggtttacctactttgaaaaaaccctcagggcatctaagttatcagatatataagtgaaatcttgtctccatgttctcataggatctgtggtactgtcagagaaatatggtgaccatcaatctggccctgtgacttcaagaaaggggcggaaggaacgcattgtgtactccaaaaaacaaaagcacctgctgcaagaacattttgagaagtgtcagtccccaaaccaggatcaatgtgtggagctggcagagttagttggtgtgacagcgagggacatcaaggtctgcctctctcttttccctcaatccaacagcaaaaatctacactttcccatcaggaactttaattttgttcttaaatgcttagggcagtgatgacagttttaggtggtggatatttttgaatcaaatgctgggacccaAATGTTTATCAATCTCGTAGCAATAatgaatagcattgtttccatgcagggtctcagaaacctaatcatcagagctcctgctgaaactcaggacacactggctcaatctccccagtcttatgttgtctggtcatacacaatctaccttattataatatcttagtcatcctgagtttcctgcttctttgtttctgacatgtgaatcattgctatacaaacaccttttatccaaaatcttcaccttgtggtcctgttaggggacaacaggcattcttctgatgtcttctttcttttccaaatctggtttaagaacagccgagctaagtacaagcagatgactctccagaatattacagaagctct
This portion of the Apodemus sylvaticus chromosome 1, mApoSyl1.1, whole genome shotgun sequence genome encodes:
- the LOC127683532 gene encoding homeobox protein DLX-4-like translates to MAEVPSLCPKLQMPSSAPTETRPQRLQEPARNLLFQMHHSPILTPTSPRQSSLSVPERDLHQQEFQGPSRKSGSVVLSEKYGDHQSGPVTSRKGRKERIVYSKKQKHLLQEHFEKCQSPNQDQCVELAELVGVTARDIKIWFKNSRAKYKQMTLQNITEALPETNGSSKAVFESTHFPGSIPLVAAEDGEPMCSGTFGEDSIPKLNCIQESSLHHYQASDADMCSQQEDLLVGHAPITAWDSGQSAAVEAQTDLAVTESTDVLEAAAHCPEEAQGSGPSAEELWQRILDDFDKSKD